In the genome of Olsenella profusa DSM 13989, one region contains:
- a CDS encoding DNA-directed RNA polymerase subunit omega, producing MAVTKPEIDNLLEHTEHNPFLLCSIASKRACDINSMIRGQHLRVTAVQEFDDITPIVSGKDTVSVAMEEIEEGTLSFVREDFDRDIKGSNERVEHNL from the coding sequence ATGGCCGTTACCAAGCCTGAAATTGACAACCTTCTCGAGCATACGGAGCACAATCCCTTTCTTCTCTGCTCCATTGCCTCCAAGCGCGCCTGTGACATCAACAGCATGATTCGTGGCCAGCACCTCCGGGTGACTGCCGTTCAGGAGTTCGACGACATCACTCCGATCGTCTCCGGCAAGGATACCGTCTCCGTCGCCATGGAGGAGATCGAGGAGGGGACGCTGAGCTTCGTGCGCGAGGACTTCGACCGTGACATCAAGGGCTCCAACGAGCGTGTCGAGCACAACCTCTGA
- the thiI gene encoding tRNA uracil 4-sulfurtransferase ThiI, translating to MSDRVCLVHYHEIGLKGKNRSTFERRLVTNLHRALRDHPVRAVRRISGHVLVSVDGGQATPEMAHVISRVPGVARVSLAYLCTLDEEEYCAAAVTALHEAGEFDSFKVHARRSSTAYGRHTLEINRLVGDVLCQEFPTKRVQMHKPDVTVCVNVINASVYVYAASGPGVGGLPVGTAGKVVTLLSSGFDSPVATWMVGRRGAVCVPVHFSGRPMTPDTSEWLCQDIINALAPSGMIGRLYVVPFGERQRQISLAVPQSLRIITYRRVMFAVGERVARLEGAKALVTGESLGQVASQTLDNIAAVNETVSLPVLRPLIGSDKQEIMRRAQEIGTFELSSQSVDDCCTLFMPRRPETHARLREVHEAWDSFDHDAMIDGLVASTEYVDFDQCPSYKPPQELKERHPALAPRPWQGRTPQTGAESARF from the coding sequence ATGAGCGACAGGGTCTGCCTCGTCCACTACCATGAGATCGGGCTCAAGGGAAAGAACCGTTCGACCTTCGAGCGTCGGCTCGTCACCAACCTGCACCGGGCGCTCAGAGACCATCCTGTACGCGCCGTCAGACGCATCTCGGGCCATGTGCTCGTGAGCGTCGACGGGGGGCAGGCGACGCCCGAGATGGCGCACGTGATATCCCGCGTGCCCGGCGTCGCGCGCGTCTCTCTGGCCTACCTATGCACGTTGGACGAGGAGGAGTACTGCGCCGCGGCCGTCACGGCACTGCACGAGGCGGGGGAGTTCGACTCGTTCAAGGTCCACGCCCGTCGCTCCTCCACCGCATACGGCCGCCATACGCTTGAGATCAACCGACTGGTGGGAGACGTGCTCTGCCAGGAGTTTCCCACCAAGCGGGTCCAGATGCACAAGCCCGACGTCACGGTCTGCGTGAACGTGATCAACGCGAGCGTGTACGTATATGCCGCGAGCGGCCCGGGCGTGGGCGGCCTTCCCGTGGGCACGGCCGGCAAGGTGGTCACGCTGCTCTCCAGTGGCTTCGACTCTCCGGTTGCCACCTGGATGGTGGGACGCCGCGGCGCCGTGTGCGTGCCCGTCCACTTCTCGGGTCGTCCCATGACGCCCGACACGAGTGAGTGGCTCTGCCAGGACATCATCAATGCACTGGCGCCCTCCGGTATGATCGGTCGTCTCTATGTGGTGCCCTTTGGCGAGCGTCAGCGCCAGATATCCCTGGCCGTGCCCCAGAGCCTGCGCATCATCACCTATCGGCGCGTGATGTTTGCCGTAGGCGAGCGCGTCGCCCGGCTCGAGGGGGCAAAGGCACTTGTGACGGGCGAGTCGTTGGGCCAGGTCGCCTCGCAGACGCTCGACAACATCGCCGCGGTCAACGAGACGGTCTCCCTGCCCGTGCTCCGCCCGCTCATCGGCTCCGACAAGCAGGAGATCATGCGCCGTGCCCAGGAGATCGGGACCTTTGAGCTGAGTTCGCAGTCGGTGGATGACTGCTGCACGCTCTTCATGCCGCGTCGCCCCGAGACGCACGCGCGCCTGCGCGAGGTGCACGAGGCGTGGGACTCCTTCGATCACGATGCTATGATCGACGGTCTGGTGGCCTCCACAGAGTATGTCGACTTTGACCAATGCCCCAGCTACAAGCCACCACAGGAGCTCAAGGAGCGCCACCCTGCGCTTGCGCCGCGCCCATGGCAGGGCAGAACGCCGCAGACTGGCGCAGAATCGGCCCGATTTTAA